The Drosophila suzukii unplaced genomic scaffold, CBGP_Dsuzu_IsoJpt1.0 scf_9, whole genome shotgun sequence genome includes a window with the following:
- the LOC139355142 gene encoding uncharacterized protein, translating to MPDSNPDLTAQVRDLQQQLEALRTNAPGNRDETTRTHTRATVHLPKFAHSNPQLWFAQVERSFRLHQIIDDTDKFDLVTLHLEEDVVLAVEDLFIRPPNENKYVAIKNRLLQKFAESPESKLRRLLQGGGTSGLKPSEILANMRRLAPDPGSENIILTLFLAEMPASIRPTLTVWEETDLDKLAKIADKMLEAVNHNATFAISTNNSTTAAPPVCATSTEDPWKKINDNLRSLSQKFDVLQKDVKRLQFQGLSRSSSRGHVQTGNSNQQASVPQEKLCLYHDRLGENAQKCRPPCSRSSSLN from the coding sequence ATGCCGGATTCAAATCCTGATTTAACTGCTCAAGTCCGAGATCTGCAGCAGCAACTCGAGGCACTTCGGACAAATGCACCTGGCAACCGGGATGAGActactcgcacacacacacgtgcgACTGTCCACTTGCCAAAATTCGCACATAGCAACCCTCAACTATGGTTTGCGCAAGTGGAGCGGTCATTTCGATTGCACCAGATTATCGACGACACCGACAAATTCGACCTTGTGACCCTTCACCTGGAGGAGGATGTAGTTTTGGCAGTGGAAGACTTATTCATTCGACCACCCAACGAAAACAAGTACGTAGCAATTAAAAATCGCTTACTACAAAAATTTGCGGAATCTCCAGAGTCGAAACTGCGCCGACTTCTGCAGGGTGGAGGTACATCTGGTCTAAAACCATCTGAGATCCTGGCCAACATGCGACGACTAGCTCCGGACCCGGGCAGCGAGAACATCATTCTTACTCTTTTCCTGGCAGAGATGCCGGCGTCAATTCGCCCCACTCTTACAGTCTGGGAAGAGACGGACTTGGATAAGCTCGCTAAGATCGCAGACAAGATGCTCGAAGCGGTAAACCACAACGCCACTTTTGCGATCAGCACGAATAACTCGACTACAGCGGCCCCACCTGTTTGCGCAACTTCCACCGAAGACCCCTGGAAAAAGATCAACGACAACTTGCGTTCGCTATCACAAAAGTTTGACGTATTGCAAAAGGATGTCAAACGTCTCCAATTCCAAGGACTCTCACGCAGTTCATCGCGTGGCCACGTACAAACTGGAAATTCGAATCAACAGGCATCTGTGCCTCAAGAGAAGCTTTGCTTATACCACGATCGACTTGGGGAAAACGCTCAAAAGTGCCGCCCTCCATGTTCCCGCTCCTCGTCGTTAAACTAA